The Manis javanica isolate MJ-LG chromosome 2, MJ_LKY, whole genome shotgun sequence genome contains a region encoding:
- the SLC46A2 gene encoding solute carrier family 46 member 2 — MGPEAACPRSGPLPSLQVRTWIEPVVASTQVAASLYDAGLLLVVKASFGAEAFSNHSASPSPGGPLEDQQQRAISNFYIIYNLVVGLTPLLSAYGLGWLSDRYHRKIAICVPLLGFLLSRLGLLLKVLLDWPVEVLYGAAALNGLCGGFSAFWSGVMALGSLGSSEGRRSVRLILIDLILGLAGFCGSMASGHLFKQVTAHSGQGLVLTACSVSCATFALFYSLLVLKVPESMAKPSKVLSRLDSVSGTVGTYRTLDPDQPDMQSVAGYPPSPGKAMPSKTIIALFFVAAITYDLAVVGTVDIIPLFVLRKPLSWNQVQVGYGMAAGYTIFITSFLGVLVFSRCFRDTTMVMIGMVSFGLGALLLAFAKETYMFYIARAVMLFALIPITTIRSAVSKLINDSSYGKVFVILQLSLALTGVATSTVYNEIYQLTMEKFVGTCFALSSFLSFLAIIPIGIVAYKQASWLQYGDSTEK, encoded by the exons AGGACCTGGATCGAGCCCGTGGTGGCCTCCACCCAGGTGGCCGCCTCCCTCTACGACGCAGGGCTGCTCCTCGTGGTGAAGGCGTCCTTCGGCGCCGAGGCTTTCTCCAACCACAGCGCCAGCCCGTCGCCCGGGGGGCCTCTGGAGGACCAACAGCAGAGGGCCATCTCCAACTTCTACATCATCTACAACCTCGTGGTGGGCCTCACGCCCCTGCTGTCCGCCTATGGGCTGGGCTGGCTCAGCGACCGCTACCACCGCAAGATCGCCATCTGCGTGCCCCTGCTGGGCTTCCTGCTCTCccgcctcgggctgctgctcaaGGTACTGCTGGACTGGCCGGTGGAGGTGCTGTACGGGGCGGCGGCGCTGAACGGGCTGTGCGGCGGCTTCTCGGCATTCTGGTCTGGGGTCATGGCCCTGGGTTCCCTCGGCTCCTCCGAGGGCCGCCGCTCCGTGCGCCTCATCCTGATCGACCTGATCCTGGGCTTGGCAGGATTCTGCGGGAGCATGGCCTCCGGGCATCTCTTCAAGCAGGTGACTGCACACTCCGGGCAAGGCCTGGTGCTGACCGCCTGCAGTGTGAGCTGTGCCACATTTGCCCTTTTCTACAGCCTCTTGGTCCTGAAGGTCCCCGAGTCGATGGCCAAGCCCAGCAAGGTGCTCTCCCGCCTGGATTCCGTGTCTGGCACAGTTGGCACCTATCGTACCCTGGATCCTGATCAGCCAGACATGCAGAGTGTGGCAGGGTACCCTCCATCTCCTGGGAAAGCAATGCCCTCCAAAACCATCATTGCTCTGTTCTTTGTGGCTGCCATCACCTATGACCTGGCGGTGGTGGGCACGGTGGACATCATACCCCTTTTTGTGTTGAGGAAACCTCTCAGTTGGAACCAAGTGCAGGTGGGCTACGGTATGGCCGCAGGGTACACCATCTTCATCACCAGCTTCCTGGGCGTCCTGGTCTTCTCCCGCTGCTTCCGGGACACCACTATGGTCATGATTGGCATGGTCTCCTTTGGGTTGGGAGCCCTTCTCTTGGCTTTCGCGAAGGAGACGTACATGTTCTACATTG CTCGAGCCGTCATGCTATTTGCTCTCATTCCCATCACAACCATCCGATCAGCAGTGTCCAAACTCATAAACGACTCCTCCTATG GAAAGGTGTTCGTTATCCTGCAGCTGTCCCTGGCTCTGACTGGGGTGGCGACGTCCACAGTGTACAACGAGATCTATCAGCTCACCATGGAAAAGTTTGTCGGCACCTGCTTtgctctctcctcctttctctccttcctggccATCATCCCGATTGG CATCGTGGCCTATAAACAAGCCTCATGGTTGCAATATGGAGACAGCACAGAGAAATGA